In Mytilus galloprovincialis chromosome 1, xbMytGall1.hap1.1, whole genome shotgun sequence, the following are encoded in one genomic region:
- the LOC143063212 gene encoding uncharacterized protein LOC143063212, translating into MFDAGFDYFKLQNTTMNLYTFLVAILLFGNEINGSENLAVNRPTDMSEPEQEYNPEIVVDGDTDQGECIQTTTQVAEAWWQVRLREVSAINTLHIFYKATETPFVQKRRFAGFSVFVSNGTAVPSGERCYHHGGDKYPELNQEIQCKAVGRIVTIIIQRPPEEDFANSLCVSNHALLELCEVEVNGCGVGFYGTECTSECPTDCVDGQCDPVTGDCRYGCVDGYFGPKCEQDCENDITGCIGEVCPVNCASQACDLFGACREGCQAGWQGTDCTSQCGAGFYGENCETRCFCDHGACDSQNGSCPDSMCLEGWEPPTCSRIALQQSGNGVPEGMVNSSTFYAVTAVAVIINAVLLGTVVKLACRLKLFKKLPGIKGQKKKVLSVFKSKKQSNSTDTPKTKNKQKQLPSRKAVNDYTPPPNKDYYLDPVNTSYNEVIDRQSKADMNIYEGLDDEDYYSVSK; encoded by the exons ATGTTTGATGCAGGATTTGATTATTTCAAACTACAAAATACGACAATGAATTTGTATACATTTTTGGTCGCGATTTTACTCTTTGGAAACGAAATTAATGGGTCAG AAAATTTAGCCGTTAACAGACCAACAGATATGAGTGAACCTGAACAGGAATATAATCCTGAAATTGTAGTAGACGGGGATACTGATCAAGGGGAATGTATTCAAACGACTACACAAGTTGCTGAAGCTTGGTGGCAAGTTAGACTTAGAGAAGTTTCTGCTATAAACACTCTACACATATTTTACAAGGCAACAGAAACACCATTTGTtc AGAAGAGACGATTTGCCGgattttcagtttttgtttcCAATGGTACAGCAGTTCCATCTGGTGAGAGATGTTATCACCACGGAGGAGACAAATATCCAGAGTTAAACCAAGAAATCCAGTGTAAAGCTGTAGGGAGAATTGTCACCATCATTATACAACGACCACCGGAAGAGGATTTCGCCAATTCTCTCTGTGTCTCTAATCATGCTCTTCTGGAACTGTGTGAGGTGGAGGTTAATG GTTGTGGTGTTGGATTTTACGGAACTGAGTGTACTAGTGAGTGTCCAACAGATTGTGTGGATGGTCAGTGTGACCCGGTAACTGGAGATTGTAGATATGGCTGCGTAGATGGTTACTTTGGACCCAAATGTGAACAAG ACTGTGAGAATGATATCACAGGATGTATAGGAGAGGTGTGCCCAGTAAACTGTGCCTCCCAAGCCTGTGATTTGTTTGGAGCATGTCGGGAAGGTTGTCAAGCTGGTTGGCAGGGCACTGATTGCACATCAC AATGCGGAGCTGGGTTTTACGGAGAAAACTGTGAAACGCGATGTTTTTGTGACCACGGTGCTTGTGACAGCCAGAATGGGAGTTGTCCAGATAGTATGTGTTTAGAGGGTTGGGAACCACCTACTTGTAGCAGAATAGCATTACAACAGTCTGGCAATGGTGTGCCAGAGGGAATGGTCAACTCCTCTACATTTTATGCTGTTACTGCTGTGGCTGTCATCATCAATGCTGTACTTCTTGGGACAGTGGTCAAATTAGCATGCAG acTAAAGTTATTTAAGAAACTGCCAGGAATAAAAG GGCAAAAGAAAAAGGTTCTATCAGTGTTCAAGAGCAAGAAACAAAGCAACAGTACAGACACACCTAAGACAAAGAATAAACAAAAGCAACTACCATCAAGAAAAGCAGTAAATGACTACACTCCACCTCCCAATAAAGACTACTATCTAGATCCAGTCAACACCAGTTATAATGAAGTTATCGACAGGCAATCAAAGGCTGACATGAATATTTATGAGGGATTAGATGATGAAGATTATTACTCAGTCTCAAAGTAA
- the LOC143063219 gene encoding coiled-coil-helix-coiled-coil-helix domain-containing protein 7-like, whose amino-acid sequence MPETSSDDLDQKHKSANEIVEERRKKTIEEKRKRVNEIVEENRKRVVKEKLEAVLRHPCNREKEMSYQCLEDNGYDRGRCEMYFENYRNCSKFWNRVSWERLFRGIKPSIPPPDERDAVREEFAKRKGYNY is encoded by the exons atgCCAGAAACGTCCTCAGATGATTTGGACCAAAAACATAAGAGTGCGAACGAGATAGTCGAAGAACGACGGAAAAAAACAATCGAAGAAAAGAGGAAGAGGGTGAATGAGATTGTAGAAGAAAATAGAAAGAGAGTGGTTAAAGAAAAATTAGAAGCTGTACTAAGACATCCATGCAATCGT GAAAAAGAAATGTCATATCAATGTTTAGAAGATAATGGCTATGATAGAGGTAGATGTGAAATGTATTTTGAAAATTACAGAAACTGTTCCAAGTTTTGG AATCGTGTAAGCTGGGAAAGATTGTTCAGAGGCATTAAACCTTCAATTCCTCCTCCGGATGAAAGAGATGCTGTTAGAGAAGAATTTGCAAAAAGAAAAGGCTATAATTACTGA